The following proteins are co-located in the Polystyrenella longa genome:
- a CDS encoding undecaprenyl-diphosphate phosphatase, whose amino-acid sequence MSAGNLLEAIVLGVIQGIAEFLPISSSGHLVICADIIKAFTGEEFDPEASLQMNVALHAGTLLSIVIVYRKILLKMIFQPNSWSPILIATAPLVLIALTPIKDMMEAMATPMVAGVCLLVTAALLFLSARFQGKSDPEPPADIEVPIWKAAIIGLFQAFALLPGISRSGSTITSALFLGISREEAARFSFLIAIPAISGATLLMLKDYFSEGAKSSVSLMPLAVGALVSFLVGLFALKWLLKIIARGKLHYFGWYCLTVGLLTIGWKLFI is encoded by the coding sequence ATGTCGGCAGGGAATCTGCTGGAAGCAATTGTGTTGGGAGTCATTCAGGGAATCGCTGAATTCCTGCCAATCAGTTCATCCGGGCACCTCGTGATTTGTGCGGACATCATTAAAGCGTTTACGGGAGAGGAGTTCGACCCGGAAGCCAGCTTGCAGATGAATGTCGCGCTGCACGCAGGAACCTTGCTTTCGATCGTAATCGTTTATCGAAAAATCCTCCTCAAGATGATCTTTCAACCAAACTCCTGGTCGCCGATTCTGATCGCCACGGCTCCACTGGTTCTCATCGCGTTGACTCCCATTAAAGATATGATGGAAGCGATGGCCACTCCCATGGTGGCGGGAGTTTGTCTTTTGGTAACGGCGGCGCTGCTCTTTCTGTCAGCCCGCTTTCAAGGCAAATCGGATCCGGAGCCGCCTGCCGATATTGAGGTGCCCATTTGGAAGGCAGCGATCATCGGATTGTTTCAGGCATTTGCACTTCTGCCGGGAATATCACGATCAGGATCAACGATCACCAGTGCCCTGTTCCTGGGGATTTCTCGCGAGGAAGCTGCACGGTTCTCTTTCTTGATAGCCATTCCCGCGATTAGTGGAGCGACATTGCTGATGCTGAAAGACTACTTTTCAGAAGGAGCGAAAAGTTCGGTCTCCCTCATGCCTTTAGCAGTAGGCGCGCTCGTGTCCTTTCTGGTGGGGCTCTTCGCCTTGAAATGGTTATTGAAGATTATTGCCCGCGGTAAGTTGCACTATTTTGGCTGGTACTGCCTAACCGTCGGTCTACTGACAATCGGCTGGAAATTATTCATTTAG
- a CDS encoding trypsin-like peptidase domain-containing protein, producing MSNKGKQNLFVRLVLTLGCVSIFSTITITSAWAVDPQVIETEQARIETVATISKATVCVFGSKGGGGGSGVLISPDGYALSNFHVTEATGTFMKCGLDDGKLYDTVLVGLDPTGDVALIKLLGREDFPYAPLGNSDQVQVGDEVYTVGNPFLLAADYRPSVSLGIVSGTHRYQYPAGTFLEYTDCIQVDAAINPGNSGGPLFNDRGEVIGINGRASFEKRGRVNTGAGYAISINQIKMFLDHLKSGRVVDHATLGATLVSDEDGTLYVDQILETESVYRRGLQSRDEIISIAGRTLTSVNQFKNILGIFPEGWPVKLAFRQEGETQNILVRLPALHSEQELAEIVKPKKSMHPAMGEVEKQPTGPEEYQHLYEAKPGYANYYFNRVQQERVLQAYRSTVQNLEMTEAAQNKSVWVVTGTEAKGAKYELVLAPTAIGFRIGRGIYLQPLQGEAGIDEPEASGGLLIALHQLRVWLTNGPSGFTDNYHWGSEPLDGEGPLVDVLVTTWENMESRWLFNQETGQLVGLDSRRVEDIEACELRFGSYQQYEQVFFPEQIRVSYSGTSLVTLNTEEIKVNQPAAASENKDAKVEEQK from the coding sequence GTGAGTAATAAAGGAAAACAAAACCTGTTCGTACGCCTTGTGCTGACGCTCGGTTGCGTCTCTATTTTCAGTACGATCACCATAACTTCAGCCTGGGCAGTGGATCCGCAGGTAATCGAGACCGAGCAGGCGCGAATAGAAACGGTTGCAACCATATCAAAAGCGACCGTTTGCGTGTTCGGCTCGAAAGGGGGCGGCGGTGGTTCCGGTGTTCTCATTTCGCCAGACGGATACGCCTTGAGCAACTTCCACGTGACCGAAGCAACTGGCACATTCATGAAATGTGGTCTGGATGATGGCAAGCTATACGACACTGTGCTGGTGGGCCTCGACCCGACGGGCGACGTCGCCTTAATTAAACTACTCGGCCGTGAGGACTTTCCGTATGCACCGCTGGGGAACAGCGATCAAGTGCAGGTCGGCGATGAAGTTTACACCGTCGGGAACCCTTTTCTACTGGCGGCAGATTATCGTCCTTCGGTAAGTTTAGGAATTGTATCCGGCACGCATCGGTATCAATATCCAGCAGGAACCTTTTTGGAATACACGGATTGCATTCAAGTCGACGCCGCAATTAACCCGGGGAACTCGGGTGGGCCACTCTTTAATGACCGAGGTGAGGTCATCGGTATTAATGGTCGGGCCTCCTTTGAAAAACGAGGCCGTGTGAATACCGGTGCTGGCTACGCGATCTCCATTAATCAAATCAAAATGTTCCTCGACCATCTCAAATCGGGTCGAGTTGTCGACCACGCGACTTTAGGGGCGACTTTGGTCTCGGACGAAGATGGTACGTTGTACGTCGACCAAATTCTCGAAACAGAATCAGTATATCGACGTGGTTTGCAATCGCGTGATGAGATCATTTCCATTGCAGGAAGAACACTGACTTCCGTCAACCAGTTCAAAAATATCCTCGGGATATTCCCGGAAGGGTGGCCTGTGAAGTTGGCATTTCGTCAGGAAGGAGAAACTCAAAATATACTGGTGCGGTTGCCGGCGTTACATTCCGAACAAGAACTGGCAGAAATTGTCAAACCGAAAAAGAGCATGCATCCCGCGATGGGAGAAGTAGAAAAACAACCGACAGGTCCTGAAGAGTATCAGCATCTTTACGAAGCTAAACCGGGATACGCGAATTACTATTTTAATCGCGTTCAACAGGAACGAGTGCTCCAGGCTTACCGGTCGACGGTGCAGAATCTTGAGATGACGGAAGCTGCTCAAAACAAATCGGTTTGGGTGGTTACGGGTACGGAAGCGAAAGGAGCCAAGTACGAACTTGTTCTGGCACCAACGGCGATTGGTTTCCGCATCGGAAGAGGAATCTATTTGCAGCCACTTCAGGGTGAAGCGGGAATCGATGAACCTGAAGCAAGCGGCGGTCTATTGATCGCTCTGCATCAACTTCGCGTCTGGCTCACGAACGGACCATCTGGGTTTACAGACAACTACCACTGGGGAAGCGAACCCCTCGATGGTGAGGGGCCGCTGGTCGACGTATTGGTCACCACTTGGGAGAACATGGAATCCCGCTGGTTATTCAATCAGGAAACGGGGCAACTTGTGGGACTCGATTCCCGGCGTGTGGAAGATATTGAAGCTTGTGAGCTGAGGTTCGGAAGTTATCAGCAATATGAACAGGTCTTTTTCCCAGAGCAAATTCGAGTCTCCTATTCAGGAACTTCTCTGGTGACACTGAACACGGAAGAAATCAAAGTTAACCAACCAGCCGCAGCTTCGGAAAACAAAGATGCCAAAGTGGAGGAACAGAAATGA
- a CDS encoding PDZ domain-containing protein, whose amino-acid sequence MFFLIVGSLLAFSSLVDAAQNESKPSLIKLEEQAFQEAVATVSPSLVRIETVGGREVVQSQLTSTAASTGVVVSPDGYIITSSYHFLSKPSSIIVQLFDGRRFPAETVSQDEILKVTLLKIETGGLIVPPAVDAEEIKVGQWALALGKTYSAEVPNLSVGVVSALNRVWGKAVAQTDAKISPVNYGGPLVDIQGRVMGILVPLSPDDNTVQAGTDWYDSGIGFAVSFPTIQQHLDEMKTGKELKRGLLGVVVEKGETMGGPAAVEQVRFGSPAEDAGIGEGDVIVKINDLPIETQNDFKFAMGTRYAGETLQVGIKNKEETRTVEATLVDELLPYESGFIGILAERKSLGSAEPGIAVRYVYPDSPADQAGIKPGDRLIKFNEETIERSAQMEELIGSNIVDDEVDVVVLQNGEEQSLKLKLASKNKVSLPDELEPALVPALDPNALPEGFPKTGRLSEELEELKHRFWAYVPEDYNPDFPYSLLVWIHPAGQSMEAPMMKAFRAECDKRGIILLAPLAAEEEGWSNEEFEFIEELIETVRERYFIDPWRTVVFSTGDSSRFATQFVLRQPEQVAGLALSNSLILSRPPEPEPGLDLSFFLGAASDFQQQKQLEQVVEQLQNMKHEAILYKSESDSTTTFPEDLIERLCVWIDSLDRI is encoded by the coding sequence TTGTTTTTCCTAATCGTTGGTTCACTGCTCGCCTTCTCATCCTTGGTGGATGCCGCGCAGAATGAATCCAAGCCGTCGCTTATCAAACTTGAAGAACAAGCTTTTCAGGAAGCAGTCGCGACTGTATCGCCTTCCCTGGTTCGGATTGAAACCGTCGGCGGCAGGGAAGTCGTTCAATCACAACTCACCTCCACTGCAGCGTCGACAGGAGTCGTTGTATCTCCTGATGGGTACATCATCACGAGTTCTTATCATTTTCTTTCAAAACCGAGCTCAATTATCGTTCAGCTATTTGATGGGCGTCGATTTCCTGCAGAAACCGTCTCGCAAGACGAAATCCTCAAAGTAACTTTACTGAAAATTGAAACGGGCGGATTAATCGTCCCTCCTGCGGTTGATGCGGAGGAGATTAAAGTTGGTCAATGGGCATTGGCTTTAGGGAAGACGTATTCCGCCGAGGTTCCTAATCTCTCTGTGGGCGTCGTCAGCGCACTCAACCGCGTCTGGGGCAAAGCCGTCGCTCAAACCGACGCCAAGATTTCCCCCGTTAACTATGGTGGTCCGCTGGTTGATATCCAGGGCCGTGTCATGGGGATACTGGTTCCACTTTCGCCGGATGATAACACCGTACAGGCAGGTACAGACTGGTACGATTCGGGAATCGGTTTCGCTGTTTCTTTCCCCACGATTCAACAACATCTGGATGAAATGAAAACAGGCAAAGAGCTGAAGCGAGGACTCCTTGGTGTGGTGGTTGAAAAAGGAGAAACGATGGGTGGCCCTGCAGCTGTCGAGCAGGTTCGTTTCGGTTCTCCAGCCGAAGACGCTGGGATTGGGGAGGGAGATGTGATCGTCAAAATCAACGATCTGCCCATCGAAACTCAGAACGACTTTAAGTTTGCAATGGGAACGCGCTACGCGGGCGAGACGCTACAAGTCGGTATCAAGAATAAAGAGGAAACGAGAACAGTCGAAGCGACTCTGGTTGATGAATTACTACCTTATGAATCGGGGTTCATCGGCATTCTGGCCGAGAGAAAATCGTTAGGATCGGCTGAGCCAGGAATCGCAGTTCGGTACGTCTACCCTGACAGTCCTGCAGATCAGGCGGGGATCAAGCCAGGAGATCGTTTGATTAAATTTAATGAAGAAACTATCGAACGCTCCGCACAGATGGAGGAGCTTATCGGGTCTAATATCGTCGATGATGAAGTTGATGTAGTGGTATTACAGAATGGCGAAGAGCAGTCACTGAAGCTGAAGCTGGCCTCGAAAAACAAAGTTTCCCTCCCTGACGAATTGGAACCGGCTCTGGTGCCCGCACTTGATCCGAACGCGTTACCCGAGGGGTTCCCGAAGACGGGGCGGCTTTCTGAAGAACTGGAAGAACTCAAACATCGTTTCTGGGCTTATGTTCCCGAAGACTACAATCCAGATTTTCCTTATTCGCTACTCGTCTGGATACATCCTGCCGGTCAATCGATGGAAGCACCGATGATGAAAGCATTTCGCGCGGAGTGTGATAAGCGGGGAATTATATTACTCGCCCCCCTCGCGGCAGAAGAAGAAGGCTGGAGTAACGAAGAATTCGAATTCATTGAGGAACTAATCGAGACTGTCCGCGAGCGTTATTTTATTGACCCCTGGCGAACTGTTGTTTTCAGCACGGGAGACAGCAGCCGCTTTGCCACTCAGTTTGTGTTGCGTCAACCGGAACAGGTTGCTGGACTGGCTCTATCTAATTCGTTGATACTCTCTCGTCCCCCTGAACCCGAACCCGGATTGGACCTCAGTTTCTTTCTGGGAGCTGCAAGCGATTTTCAGCAGCAGAAACAGTTAGAACAAGTCGTTGAGCAATTGCAGAACATGAAACACGAAGCAATTCTGTATAAATCGGAATCAGATTCAACGACGACTTTTCCCGAGGACTTAATAGAACGGTTATGTGTTTGGATTGATTCTCTGGATCGGATTTGA
- a CDS encoding S1C family serine protease, with translation MKQQFRFHLLMTLTLALTLILTLGVILPFTASQSARAENRLSPVINKILPCMVKIFGAGGISSLESYGTGFLISSDGHFVTVWSHVLDTDRVRVVLADGQRLTAQIVDFDPHRDLALLKLDGDFNDLPHINLEEITTANVGTRVLAFSNMFKVATGNEPVSVMHGVIASRTELEARRGSYEVPFAGPVYIVDAPTNNSGAAGGVLTDYQGQVIAMIGKELRNSETNTWVHYAMPIEGIAKAATAMKAGNYDGREGDPLNEPVDPKSRIKTRDLGFILVPDVVARTPAYVDRVLSETPAAEVGIQPDDLILFINDQIVPSIEDVMQVMARLEEFDDVKIILRRGDQILTLEFSVPVRED, from the coding sequence ATGAAACAACAATTCCGTTTCCATCTGCTGATGACACTGACTCTCGCACTAACACTAATACTGACATTGGGGGTAATACTTCCCTTCACGGCTTCGCAGTCGGCGCGGGCTGAAAATCGGCTTTCGCCCGTGATCAATAAAATTCTCCCCTGCATGGTCAAGATTTTTGGGGCAGGAGGAATCAGTAGTCTGGAAAGTTACGGCACTGGATTTCTAATTTCGTCAGACGGACATTTTGTCACCGTCTGGTCCCACGTACTTGATACAGACCGTGTTCGCGTTGTTCTGGCAGATGGCCAGAGATTAACGGCTCAAATAGTCGACTTCGATCCACATCGTGATCTCGCCTTGCTTAAACTCGATGGTGATTTTAATGACCTTCCGCACATTAATCTGGAAGAAATCACCACGGCCAATGTAGGAACACGGGTGCTCGCCTTTAGTAACATGTTCAAAGTAGCTACGGGCAACGAGCCGGTTTCCGTGATGCACGGTGTTATCGCTTCTCGCACGGAACTGGAGGCACGTCGCGGTTCTTACGAAGTCCCCTTTGCAGGGCCGGTCTATATCGTCGATGCACCAACGAACAATTCGGGAGCAGCAGGTGGTGTCCTGACAGACTATCAAGGTCAGGTCATCGCCATGATTGGAAAAGAACTCCGTAACAGCGAAACCAATACCTGGGTTCATTACGCCATGCCCATTGAAGGGATTGCCAAAGCGGCCACGGCGATGAAAGCGGGCAACTATGACGGTCGAGAAGGGGATCCACTCAACGAACCTGTTGATCCTAAGTCTCGAATTAAAACTCGCGATCTGGGATTCATTCTCGTTCCCGATGTCGTCGCTCGAACACCCGCCTATGTGGATCGAGTACTCAGTGAAACGCCTGCTGCGGAAGTCGGGATCCAACCTGACGACCTCATTCTGTTTATCAATGACCAAATTGTTCCCTCGATCGAGGATGTAATGCAGGTCATGGCCCGACTGGAAGAATTTGACGACGTTAAAATTATTCTCAGACGGGGTGATCAAATTCTGACATTGGAATTCTCGGTCCCGGTTCGGGAAGATTAA
- the fusA gene encoding elongation factor G, with protein MTKLQKYRNIGISAHIDSGKTTLTERILFYSGRIHNMKEVRGGDGGATMDSMDLEREKGITIASAATTVWWKDYQVNVIDTPGHVDFTVEVERSLRVLDGAVLVLCAVGGVQSQSLTVDRQMKRYQVPRIAFINKMDRTGADPDNVINQIREKLKVTPLPMQIPMGAEVDFQGVIDLVEMRAAFFDGEKGEIVRYEEIPDEYKEKADEARHHLLEELSLFSDDLMEKLLEEAEISVEEIRKVVRMATLNQSITPVFMGTAFKNKGVQELLDAVVNYLPSPLDRDISAIDNGAKVEDGESQPRVTLTPDKDLPLVTMAFKTVMEQFGQLTYFRVYQGEVKKGDSYINARTGQKTRFGRLVRMHADSREDVDYAGPGDILSVVGVDCASGDTFTSGDVNYSLENIFVAEPVIRLSIEPAQRDGADRLAKALERFRREDPTFHVMSDEETGQTIIAGMGQLHLEVYTERIKREYKCECIVGEPRVAYRECPTKTVEFNFKHKKQTGGSGQFAHVVGKLEPMTEDEVSEAPYEFVNSISQGRIPKEYIQPVNAGFQRALVKGPLAECEVVGVRAYLEDGSYHDVDSSEKAFETCGFNCMRESLLKAKMALQEPIMQLEIEVPEEFQGPATGHLATKRGVITNTEVKQGTSIILAEVPLATMFDYANELRSMTQGKGSFSMEFAKYKQVPTNLQPEIIERRRKEKEERLAMA; from the coding sequence ATGACAAAGCTCCAGAAATATCGCAATATTGGTATCTCGGCCCATATCGATTCGGGTAAAACCACCCTTACAGAGCGAATTCTGTTCTACTCAGGTCGAATCCACAACATGAAAGAGGTTCGCGGTGGCGACGGTGGTGCCACTATGGACTCCATGGACCTGGAGCGGGAAAAAGGGATTACGATCGCTTCTGCCGCAACAACGGTTTGGTGGAAAGACTATCAGGTCAACGTGATCGACACGCCGGGCCACGTCGACTTTACCGTCGAAGTGGAACGTAGTCTTCGCGTGCTCGACGGTGCCGTACTGGTGCTGTGTGCGGTTGGTGGTGTGCAGAGTCAGTCTTTGACTGTCGACCGCCAAATGAAACGATATCAGGTTCCCCGTATTGCGTTCATCAACAAAATGGACCGTACTGGTGCTGATCCTGACAACGTGATCAACCAGATTCGCGAGAAACTGAAAGTCACTCCGCTTCCCATGCAGATTCCGATGGGAGCAGAAGTTGATTTCCAGGGCGTGATCGACCTCGTCGAGATGCGAGCCGCATTCTTTGATGGCGAAAAAGGGGAAATCGTTCGTTACGAAGAGATTCCTGATGAATACAAAGAAAAAGCGGACGAAGCTCGTCACCATCTGCTGGAAGAGCTTTCTCTGTTCAGCGATGATCTGATGGAAAAACTGCTCGAAGAAGCGGAAATCAGCGTAGAAGAAATCCGCAAAGTTGTTCGAATGGCTACACTGAACCAGAGCATCACTCCTGTGTTCATGGGCACCGCGTTCAAAAACAAAGGTGTTCAGGAATTACTGGATGCTGTGGTGAACTATCTGCCAAGCCCGCTTGACCGCGATATTTCCGCGATCGATAACGGTGCGAAAGTCGAAGATGGTGAAAGTCAGCCACGTGTCACTTTGACACCGGACAAAGACTTGCCTCTTGTCACCATGGCCTTCAAAACCGTCATGGAGCAATTCGGCCAGTTGACTTACTTCCGTGTTTATCAGGGTGAAGTCAAAAAAGGTGATTCCTACATCAACGCTCGTACGGGGCAGAAAACCCGATTCGGTCGCTTGGTACGGATGCACGCGGACAGCCGTGAAGATGTCGACTACGCTGGCCCTGGAGATATTCTTTCTGTGGTTGGTGTTGACTGTGCTTCCGGGGATACGTTCACCAGTGGTGACGTTAATTACTCTCTGGAAAACATCTTCGTTGCAGAACCGGTGATCCGGCTCTCTATTGAACCAGCTCAGCGGGATGGTGCAGACCGTCTGGCGAAAGCTCTGGAACGTTTCCGTCGCGAAGACCCGACGTTCCACGTCATGTCTGACGAAGAAACGGGACAGACCATTATCGCCGGTATGGGACAGCTTCACCTGGAAGTATACACCGAACGAATCAAACGCGAATACAAGTGCGAATGTATCGTCGGTGAACCTCGTGTGGCTTACCGTGAATGTCCGACGAAAACTGTCGAATTCAACTTCAAACATAAAAAGCAAACGGGTGGTTCCGGTCAATTCGCTCACGTGGTTGGTAAACTTGAACCAATGACGGAAGATGAAGTTTCGGAAGCACCTTACGAGTTCGTGAACAGTATTAGTCAGGGTCGTATTCCTAAAGAATACATTCAACCTGTTAATGCTGGTTTTCAACGAGCTCTGGTAAAAGGCCCGTTGGCCGAGTGTGAAGTTGTGGGCGTTCGTGCCTACCTCGAAGACGGAAGTTATCACGATGTTGACTCTTCGGAGAAAGCTTTCGAAACTTGTGGTTTTAACTGCATGCGAGAGTCGTTGCTGAAAGCCAAAATGGCACTTCAGGAACCAATCATGCAGCTTGAAATTGAAGTTCCGGAAGAGTTCCAGGGACCGGCTACCGGCCACCTGGCAACCAAACGAGGCGTCATCACAAATACGGAAGTCAAACAGGGAACTTCGATCATTCTGGCTGAAGTACCATTGGCAACCATGTTCGATTACGCGAACGAACTTCGTTCCATGACTCAAGGTAAGGGTTCCTTCTCAATGGAATTTGCGAAATACAAGCAAGTTCCTACGAACTTGCAGCCTGAAATCATCGAACGTCGACGAAAAGAAAAAGAAGAACGCTTGGCGATGGCCTAA
- a CDS encoding inositol monophosphatase family protein: MNTHNVTPDLMKVAIASAREAGGILQDWVSHFSVSEKGPQDLVTDADLASQKAIQKYLQSRFPDHHYLGEEGLSQTEGKSPFRWIIDPLDGTSNYVHQFPFYAVSIGLEYEGKPYLGVIYDPNRDEMFTGIVGEGAYCNDVEMKLSQATPLSESLVVASLPRCADRTDPAVARFLNILPLAQHVQRTGSAALNLAYVAANRLDGFWSTSLKPWDQSAGVAILLAAGGVVTKMDSSPFDVDCPDLLACSNPTLQSELSEQLCLVP; this comes from the coding sequence ATGAACACCCATAACGTCACCCCTGACTTGATGAAAGTGGCCATCGCCTCTGCGCGCGAAGCGGGCGGAATTCTCCAGGACTGGGTCAGTCACTTTTCCGTTAGTGAAAAAGGTCCTCAGGACTTGGTCACGGACGCCGATCTGGCGAGCCAGAAGGCGATTCAGAAGTACCTGCAGTCACGGTTCCCCGATCACCATTACCTCGGTGAGGAAGGACTCAGTCAAACGGAGGGCAAATCTCCATTCCGATGGATCATCGACCCCCTCGACGGAACCTCAAATTACGTACATCAATTTCCGTTTTACGCGGTTTCCATTGGGTTGGAATATGAAGGAAAACCCTACTTGGGAGTCATCTATGACCCAAATCGAGATGAAATGTTTACCGGAATAGTAGGTGAGGGCGCCTATTGCAACGACGTGGAGATGAAGTTGTCTCAGGCGACTCCTTTATCCGAATCACTGGTTGTGGCAAGCCTGCCCCGCTGTGCCGATCGAACCGATCCCGCTGTCGCTCGCTTTTTAAATATCCTGCCGCTCGCCCAGCACGTACAACGCACTGGCTCCGCTGCTTTAAACCTCGCTTATGTGGCTGCCAATCGACTCGATGGGTTCTGGTCGACGAGTCTCAAGCCCTGGGATCAATCGGCCGGTGTTGCGATTCTGCTGGCCGCTGGTGGGGTGGTCACGAAAATGGACAGCTCTCCCTTCGATGTCGACTGCCCTGACCTGCTGGCATGCAGTAACCCGACTTTGCAGTCGGAACTTAGTGAACAGCTATGCTTGGTTCCATAA
- a CDS encoding NPCBM/NEW2 domain-containing protein: MKRLLTSTLIILFASGLSVLSAADLHLLSGEKSSVEIKSISPESVKVLREGEPAEVSLSELISISFPEPESVAAEPFQLTLRDGSRLSAATLEMNPRTLKIESELYQRASLPTSSVGSLLFQPLDDVVAGSWRDLLTKEYAADVVIIRKGDLLDRIRAVVGEIKEGKLQLLLDKREVEVPLEKLFGVIFATRKEEIPDGLCSATFVNKRSVGLKSLKLSGDTWKGDLVQGGSLVFQTSHLTKLDFSHGKIVYLSDLEPADLKYKPFWGDFTWTYQRDVNVDGDPLRIGKEEFDKGLWIHSRTELEYRLARKYSRFQATVGIDEAIAAEIRSKGVGKVKLTILADDESKFEEIISPVDKPREIDIDLSDTLTLKIIVDYADDLDISDHLVLGNARILK, encoded by the coding sequence ATGAAAAGATTACTGACATCGACTTTAATTATCCTCTTCGCGAGTGGGCTCTCCGTTCTCTCTGCAGCGGATCTCCATTTGTTGAGCGGTGAAAAATCATCGGTCGAGATCAAGTCAATCAGTCCAGAGTCTGTGAAGGTATTACGAGAGGGAGAACCGGCGGAAGTATCTCTGTCTGAACTCATTTCCATTTCGTTTCCTGAGCCGGAGAGTGTCGCTGCGGAACCATTTCAGCTGACGTTACGAGATGGCTCTCGGTTGTCGGCGGCCACTCTGGAGATGAATCCGCGAACATTGAAAATTGAGTCTGAACTTTACCAGCGTGCGAGTTTGCCTACCAGTTCCGTAGGAAGTCTTCTCTTTCAACCTCTCGACGACGTTGTCGCGGGAAGCTGGCGAGATTTACTGACCAAAGAGTATGCGGCAGATGTGGTCATCATACGCAAAGGAGATTTGCTCGACCGAATTCGAGCAGTCGTCGGTGAGATCAAAGAGGGAAAACTGCAATTGCTTCTGGATAAACGGGAAGTCGAAGTTCCACTGGAGAAATTATTCGGTGTCATTTTTGCGACTCGAAAAGAAGAAATTCCCGATGGTCTCTGTTCAGCAACTTTTGTGAATAAACGGAGTGTCGGTCTCAAAAGTCTGAAGTTGTCCGGAGATACCTGGAAGGGTGACCTGGTTCAAGGGGGAAGTCTGGTTTTCCAGACAAGCCATCTAACCAAACTGGACTTCAGTCATGGAAAGATCGTTTATCTCTCTGATCTCGAACCGGCTGATTTGAAGTACAAACCCTTCTGGGGAGATTTCACTTGGACCTATCAACGCGATGTGAACGTCGATGGTGATCCACTGCGTATTGGCAAGGAAGAGTTCGACAAAGGGTTATGGATTCACTCCAGAACGGAACTCGAATACCGACTTGCCCGGAAATATAGCCGCTTTCAAGCGACGGTGGGAATCGATGAAGCGATCGCGGCAGAGATACGCTCCAAAGGGGTCGGTAAAGTCAAACTGACTATACTTGCTGATGACGAATCCAAGTTTGAAGAGATTATCTCTCCCGTGGATAAACCTCGTGAGATTGATATCGACCTGAGCGATACCCTCACATTGAAAATCATTGTCGACTATGCCGATGATCTCGACATCAGCGACCACCTGGTTCTCGGAAATGCCCGAATCCTGAAATAA